In Methylomonas sp. ZR1, one DNA window encodes the following:
- a CDS encoding CPBP family intramembrane glutamic endopeptidase, with translation MENQSAASNAFFRIACYFEGSLAVLALALGWLADLDPFANLAFSEAALGIGLFATGPLLVLFFAMQQLSYPPIQKIRDLLLETLGARLAYRHWTDLLILAAIAGFAEEALFRGFLQPWLENGWGASVGLWVSNVLFALVHAVTPLYAVLAMLMGLYMGVMLDYGGERNLLMPMVIHAVYDFVAFVVILRDYRNRAR, from the coding sequence ATGGAAAACCAGTCCGCCGCTTCAAACGCTTTTTTCAGAATTGCCTGTTATTTCGAGGGTTCTTTAGCGGTATTGGCGCTGGCTTTGGGCTGGCTTGCCGACCTCGATCCGTTCGCCAATCTGGCGTTTTCCGAGGCAGCATTAGGGATTGGCTTATTCGCAACCGGGCCGCTACTGGTATTGTTTTTTGCGATGCAACAGCTTAGCTATCCGCCCATCCAAAAGATTCGCGATTTACTGCTGGAAACCTTGGGCGCTAGGCTGGCATATCGGCATTGGACCGATTTGCTGATACTGGCTGCGATTGCCGGCTTTGCCGAAGAAGCGCTGTTTCGCGGGTTTTTACAGCCTTGGCTGGAAAATGGCTGGGGTGCGAGTGTAGGCTTGTGGGTTAGCAATGTGCTGTTTGCCTTGGTGCATGCGGTTACGCCGCTTTACGCGGTTTTAGCGATGTTGATGGGCTTGTATATGGGGGTAATGCTGGATTACGGCGGCGAACGCAATCTGCTGATGCCCATGGTGATTCATGCCGTTTATGACTTTGTGGCGTTTGTTGTTATCCTCCGCGACTACCGCAACCGCGCTCGTTAG
- the guaB gene encoding IMP dehydrogenase — translation MQIIQEALTFDDVLLVPAHSSVLPREVELKTQLTRKIKLNIPLVSAAMDTVTEARLAIAIAQEGGIGIIHKNMTVEQQAAEVRRVKKYESGVIKDPITVSPNVTVREVMELTRAKNISGVPVVDGEELVGIVTSRDLRFETRLDESIRSIMTPKDKLVTVHESFKHKEVIDLLHKHRIEKVLVVNDAFHLRGMITVKDIQKAKDNPQACKDEQERLIVGAAVGTGADTGERVGALVEAGVDVIIVDTAHGHSQGVLDKVRWVKQNFPQVQVIGGNIATAAAALALVEAGADGVKVGIGPGSICTTRIVAGVGVPQITAVSNVADALRGTGVPLIADGGIRYSGDVAKALAAGAHAVMLGGLFAGTEEAPGEVELFQGRSYKSYRGMGSLGAMSQQQGSSDRYFQEDTEQVEKLVPEGIEGRVPYKGSVLAIVHQLLGGIRSSMGYTGNSTIAAMHENAQFVRVTSAGMRESHVHDVTITKEAPNYHMN, via the coding sequence ATGCAAATCATTCAAGAAGCTCTCACCTTTGACGATGTTTTATTGGTGCCCGCCCACTCCAGCGTACTGCCGCGCGAAGTCGAACTAAAAACCCAGCTGACTCGCAAGATTAAGCTGAACATCCCGCTGGTGTCCGCGGCAATGGATACGGTAACCGAAGCCCGCCTGGCTATCGCGATTGCTCAGGAAGGCGGCATCGGTATCATCCATAAAAACATGACTGTCGAGCAGCAGGCAGCGGAAGTCAGAAGGGTTAAAAAATACGAAAGCGGCGTGATCAAAGACCCGATTACCGTCTCTCCCAACGTGACGGTTCGCGAGGTAATGGAATTAACCCGCGCTAAAAACATCTCCGGCGTTCCGGTGGTGGATGGCGAAGAATTGGTCGGCATCGTCACCAGCCGCGATCTGCGCTTCGAAACTCGGTTGGACGAATCCATCCGTTCCATCATGACGCCGAAAGACAAGCTGGTAACGGTTCATGAGTCGTTTAAGCACAAGGAAGTCATAGACTTGCTGCACAAGCACCGCATCGAGAAAGTGCTGGTCGTCAACGATGCCTTTCATTTGCGCGGCATGATCACCGTCAAAGACATTCAAAAAGCCAAAGACAACCCGCAAGCCTGCAAGGACGAACAGGAAAGACTGATCGTCGGTGCGGCGGTTGGCACCGGTGCCGATACCGGCGAACGGGTTGGCGCGTTGGTGGAAGCTGGCGTCGATGTCATCATCGTCGATACTGCTCACGGTCATTCGCAAGGCGTGCTGGATAAAGTGCGCTGGGTAAAACAAAACTTCCCGCAAGTCCAGGTGATCGGCGGCAATATCGCCACCGCTGCGGCCGCCTTGGCATTGGTCGAAGCCGGCGCTGATGGCGTCAAAGTGGGTATCGGTCCGGGCTCTATCTGTACCACGCGGATTGTCGCCGGTGTCGGCGTGCCGCAAATCACTGCCGTTAGCAATGTCGCAGATGCGTTAAGAGGAACAGGCGTACCTCTGATTGCCGACGGCGGCATCCGCTATTCCGGCGACGTTGCCAAAGCCTTGGCGGCCGGCGCGCATGCGGTGATGTTGGGTGGCTTGTTTGCCGGCACTGAAGAGGCGCCGGGTGAAGTGGAATTGTTCCAAGGCCGATCCTACAAATCTTATCGCGGCATGGGCTCTTTGGGTGCGATGTCGCAGCAGCAGGGCTCCAGTGACCGCTATTTCCAGGAAGATACCGAGCAAGTCGAAAAATTGGTGCCGGAAGGTATTGAAGGCCGGGTGCCCTATAAAGGCAGCGTGCTGGCGATTGTGCATCAATTGTTAGGTGGTATCCGCTCCAGCATGGGTTACACCGGCAACAGCACGATTGCGGCGATGCATGAGAATGCCCAGTTTGTGCGCGTCACCAGTGCAGGCATGCGTGAAAGCCATGTGCATGACGTGACGATTACCAAGGAAGCGCCGAATTACCATATGAACTAA
- a CDS encoding class I SAM-dependent methyltransferase encodes MSETSSTPCNLCGGNHVAVLSMRSRSGAELRSVICKDCGLVWSDPFPHDPRQFYEEDYRLAYKNTYAPKAKHILRAGRVALTRHEKIKHLLHKPQTLLDVGTGGGEFAYLIKSLGHDLHGIEPNKGYGQYSAAQYDLNLQFGFIQDAQFAENSFDVITIWHVLEHTEDPFFVLGKLRSLLKPDGVLVVEVPNIEATCQSPSSTFHEAHLYNFNLATLRRMGEKAGLVEDMHLFSEDGGNVTLFFKKAEHPADQAMGWGIPENAERISAIVRGHTNLRHYMRAAPYLRFIKRMSRSLFENRDVKGFDNNKSLLDQLYRGL; translated from the coding sequence ATGTCCGAAACGTCTTCAACTCCATGCAATCTTTGCGGCGGCAACCACGTTGCCGTGTTATCCATGCGCAGCCGCAGCGGCGCAGAGTTACGCAGCGTCATCTGCAAGGACTGCGGACTGGTCTGGAGCGATCCGTTTCCGCACGATCCTCGCCAGTTTTACGAAGAAGATTATCGGCTGGCATACAAAAACACCTATGCCCCCAAAGCCAAACACATCCTGCGTGCCGGCCGAGTTGCGCTGACCAGGCATGAAAAAATCAAACACTTACTGCATAAACCGCAAACCCTACTGGACGTAGGCACCGGCGGCGGCGAGTTTGCTTATTTAATCAAATCGCTGGGCCACGATTTGCACGGCATCGAACCGAACAAGGGTTACGGCCAATATTCCGCTGCGCAATACGATCTGAATTTACAGTTCGGCTTTATTCAAGATGCACAGTTTGCAGAAAACAGTTTTGATGTGATCACCATTTGGCATGTACTGGAACACACCGAAGACCCGTTTTTTGTATTGGGCAAGTTGCGCAGCTTGTTGAAACCGGACGGCGTGTTAGTAGTGGAAGTACCGAATATCGAGGCCACCTGTCAATCACCCAGCAGCACTTTTCATGAGGCGCATCTGTACAATTTCAATTTGGCGACACTGCGGCGCATGGGTGAAAAAGCCGGCTTAGTTGAAGACATGCATTTGTTTTCCGAAGACGGCGGCAATGTCACGCTGTTTTTCAAAAAAGCCGAACACCCGGCCGACCAAGCTATGGGTTGGGGAATCCCAGAAAATGCCGAACGAATCTCCGCGATTGTACGCGGCCACACCAATTTAAGGCATTACATGCGCGCGGCGCCCTATTTACGGTTTATCAAACGCATGAGTCGTTCGCTGTTCGAAAATCGGGACGTCAAAGGTTTCGATAACAATAAAAGCCTGCTTGACCAATTGTATCGGGGCTTATAG
- the guaA gene encoding glutamine-hydrolyzing GMP synthase, whose translation MSSHAANIHSDKILILDFGSQYTQLIARRIREIGVYCEIYSCDCSADEVKNFAPNGIILSGGPETVTSSDTPRAPQIVFELGVPVLGICYGMQTMAEQLGGRVESSDHREFGYAQIRARGHSKLLLNIEDHASPEGFGLLDVWMSHGDRVVELPTGFKLIASSDGAPIAGIADEDKHFYALQFHPEVTHTKQGGRILSRFVLEICGCQALWNASNIIEDSITAVREKVGNDQVILGLSGGVDSSVVAALLHRAIGEQLTCVFVDTGLLRLHEGDQVMAMFAQHMGIKVIRVDAEARYMAALAGVNDPEQKRKIIGGLFVEIFDEEAGKLTDAKWLAQGTIYPDVIESAGAKSGKAHLIKSHHNVGGLPENMKLKLVEPLRELFKDEVRKLGLELGLPADMIHRHPFPGPGLGVRILGEVKKQYADLLRQADAIFIEELYRHDLYHKVSQAFAVFLPVKSVGVMGDGRKYDYVIAIRAVETIDFMTARWAHLPYDFLDLISRRIINEVPGISRVTYDISGKPPATIEWE comes from the coding sequence ATGTCATCCCACGCCGCCAACATCCATTCCGACAAGATCCTGATTCTCGATTTCGGTTCGCAATACACGCAATTGATTGCCCGCCGCATCCGTGAAATTGGTGTGTACTGTGAGATATATTCCTGCGATTGCAGCGCCGATGAAGTCAAAAACTTCGCACCCAACGGCATCATCCTCTCCGGCGGCCCGGAAACCGTCACCAGCAGCGACACCCCTCGCGCGCCGCAAATTGTTTTTGAGTTGGGCGTACCGGTCTTGGGTATTTGCTACGGCATGCAAACCATGGCCGAGCAGCTGGGCGGCAGAGTGGAATCCTCCGATCACCGCGAATTCGGCTACGCGCAGATTCGCGCTCGCGGCCATTCCAAATTGTTGTTGAACATCGAAGATCACGCTTCACCGGAAGGTTTCGGCTTATTGGATGTCTGGATGAGCCACGGCGACCGTGTCGTCGAATTGCCGACCGGCTTCAAATTGATCGCCAGCTCCGACGGCGCGCCAATTGCCGGCATCGCCGATGAAGACAAACACTTCTATGCTCTGCAATTTCATCCGGAAGTGACGCACACCAAGCAGGGTGGCCGGATATTGAGTCGGTTTGTGTTGGAAATTTGCGGCTGCCAAGCGTTGTGGAATGCCAGCAATATCATTGAAGACAGCATTACTGCCGTGCGCGAAAAAGTCGGCAACGACCAAGTTATTTTGGGCCTATCCGGCGGCGTCGACTCATCGGTGGTAGCCGCACTGCTGCACCGCGCCATCGGCGAGCAACTGACTTGCGTGTTCGTAGATACCGGCTTGCTGCGTCTGCACGAAGGCGATCAGGTTATGGCGATGTTCGCCCAACATATGGGCATCAAGGTAATCCGTGTCGATGCCGAAGCCCGTTACATGGCGGCACTAGCCGGCGTTAACGACCCTGAACAAAAACGCAAAATCATCGGCGGCCTGTTCGTGGAAATCTTCGACGAAGAAGCCGGCAAACTCACCGACGCTAAATGGCTGGCGCAAGGCACCATTTACCCGGACGTCATCGAATCGGCCGGTGCGAAAAGCGGCAAGGCGCATTTGATCAAATCGCATCACAATGTCGGCGGCCTGCCGGAAAATATGAAGTTGAAACTGGTCGAACCCTTGCGCGAATTGTTCAAGGACGAAGTACGCAAGCTGGGCTTGGAGCTGGGCTTACCGGCCGATATGATTCATCGTCACCCCTTCCCCGGCCCCGGCCTAGGCGTACGTATCCTCGGTGAAGTCAAAAAGCAATATGCAGACTTATTGCGCCAAGCCGATGCGATTTTCATCGAAGAGCTGTATCGCCACGACCTGTATCATAAAGTCAGCCAGGCCTTCGCGGTGTTCTTGCCGGTGAAATCGGTGGGTGTGATGGGAGACGGCCGAAAATACGACTATGTCATCGCGATCCGCGCTGTCGAAACCATAGATTTCATGACCGCGCGCTGGGCGCATCTGCCTTACGATTTCCTCGATTTGATCTCACGCCGCATCATCAACGAAGTGCCGGGCATTTCCCGCGTCACCTACGACATCTCCGGCAAGCCGCCCGCGACGATAGAGTGGGAGTAA
- a CDS encoding RNA polymerase sigma factor produces MSNALHISRLIEAYDEELRRVMFRRCGCLDTAADIVQETYQRMFTGNLWQQADNPRALLHRIAANLATDYERRRNTRNQHVEHDDTGDAALQVSDGIDPEQISLACERLDRLVAAIDRLPAKCRTVFVLRKFEELSHAEIAQRLGISRNMVEKHLRNALAALQEHDDF; encoded by the coding sequence ATGAGCAACGCTCTCCACATCTCCCGCCTGATTGAGGCTTACGACGAGGAATTACGCCGGGTGATGTTTAGACGCTGTGGCTGCCTGGATACCGCCGCCGACATCGTACAGGAGACCTACCAGCGCATGTTTACCGGCAATTTGTGGCAGCAAGCGGATAACCCGCGCGCCTTGCTGCATCGCATCGCCGCCAATCTGGCCACTGATTACGAGCGCCGCCGCAATACTCGCAATCAACATGTAGAGCATGACGATACCGGCGACGCGGCCTTGCAGGTTAGCGATGGTATCGATCCGGAGCAAATCAGTCTGGCGTGCGAGCGCTTGGACCGCTTGGTCGCGGCGATAGATAGACTCCCCGCCAAATGCCGGACGGTTTTCGTGCTGCGCAAGTTCGAGGAACTGAGCCACGCCGAAATCGCCCAGCGCCTAGGCATATCCCGCAATATGGTGGAAAAGCATCTACGCAATGCCTTGGCCGCCTTGCAAGAACACGACGATTTTTAG
- a CDS encoding FecR family protein, which translates to MKISAEIKAAARDWWVRLDSGKLSPNEHAEFTRWLAADPLHRQAYEQLREIWGALDAIAPRITIPAASKPKQLAWRWQWALPALAGGCLALWLFNPLWLILRADFHTGFGERRDVHLSDGSTVHLNSNSALEVHIDGAQRQLTLLQGEAWFEVSPDKARPFRVGTAHGSVTALGTAFNVRLHHDKTEVSVTEHSVAVDLQQADGKTLHTVVAEGQQIAYSAESGLGNLQHIDSQAVTAWQRGKLVFENRPLGEVLAELNRYHRGFLLINDPELAQRRVNGVFRTDQALSVLAALETSLQLRSTRFGDYLIVLHR; encoded by the coding sequence ATGAAAATCTCTGCCGAGATTAAAGCCGCTGCCCGCGACTGGTGGGTCAGGCTGGATAGCGGCAAACTTAGCCCTAATGAGCACGCCGAATTTACCCGCTGGTTGGCTGCCGATCCTTTGCATCGTCAGGCTTACGAGCAATTACGCGAGATATGGGGGGCGCTGGACGCTATCGCGCCGAGAATAACGATTCCGGCCGCCAGCAAACCCAAGCAGCTTGCTTGGCGATGGCAGTGGGCGCTGCCTGCTTTAGCCGGCGGCTGCCTGGCCTTGTGGTTGTTCAATCCGCTATGGCTTATATTGCGCGCCGATTTTCATACCGGCTTTGGCGAGCGGCGCGACGTGCATCTTAGCGACGGCTCGACGGTGCATCTGAACAGCAACAGCGCATTGGAAGTACATATCGACGGCGCACAGCGGCAATTGACCCTGCTACAAGGCGAAGCCTGGTTTGAAGTCAGCCCCGACAAAGCCAGGCCTTTCCGGGTAGGTACCGCGCACGGCAGCGTGACCGCGCTGGGTACGGCCTTTAATGTGCGGCTGCATCACGATAAAACCGAAGTCAGTGTCACGGAACACAGCGTGGCGGTGGACTTGCAACAAGCCGACGGCAAAACGCTGCACACCGTGGTTGCCGAAGGTCAGCAAATAGCCTATAGCGCCGAATCGGGACTGGGCAATTTGCAACACATCGATAGCCAGGCCGTTACCGCCTGGCAACGCGGCAAACTGGTGTTCGAAAACCGGCCCTTGGGCGAGGTGCTTGCCGAGCTGAATCGCTATCATCGCGGCTTTTTGCTGATCAACGATCCTGAACTGGCCCAACGCCGCGTCAATGGTGTGTTTCGTACCGACCAAGCCCTATCGGTGCTGGCGGCCTTGGAAACCTCGCTGCAACTGCGCTCAACGCGGTTTGGTGATTATTTGATCGTGCTGCACCGCTAA
- a CDS encoding septal ring lytic transglycosylase RlpA family protein produces MPRNQLIQALAHPGFLLILLSLLAGCASEPPQPSMPARLPAYQNNAAYNKPYTVKGITYYPLASGNGYRETGLASWYGAESGNRTADGSRFDPQGFSAAHKTLPIPSKVRVTNLRNGRYVDVLINDRGPFSPNRLIDLSQGAAKQIGISGLTEVEVSYLAAPSGEE; encoded by the coding sequence ATGCCGCGAAACCAACTAATCCAGGCACTTGCCCATCCAGGTTTTTTATTGATTTTACTCAGCCTGCTGGCGGGTTGCGCATCCGAGCCGCCGCAGCCTTCCATGCCGGCCCGGTTGCCGGCGTATCAAAACAACGCCGCTTACAACAAGCCTTACACCGTCAAAGGCATCACGTATTACCCTTTGGCATCAGGAAATGGTTACCGGGAAACCGGTCTGGCTTCCTGGTACGGTGCGGAATCGGGCAATCGCACGGCCGACGGCAGCCGGTTCGATCCGCAAGGCTTTTCGGCAGCGCATAAAACCTTGCCGATTCCGTCGAAAGTGCGGGTTACCAATTTACGCAATGGCCGTTATGTGGATGTGCTGATTAATGATAGAGGTCCGTTCAGCCCGAATCGGTTGATCGATTTATCGCAAGGCGCGGCCAAGCAAATCGGCATCAGCGGCTTGACGGAGGTAGAGGTAAGTTATCTGGCAGCGCCGTCCGGCGAGGAATGA
- a CDS encoding NAD(P)/FAD-dependent oxidoreductase — protein MAGELHKILIVGGGAAGLELASELGQKLGKAGKAQITLLDAASTHIWKPLLHEVASGTLAEAEEIEYLAQAHSNHFRFLFGRMEGLDRANKEIIVSAITNKKGEEIIPQRRFKYDTLVMAVGSVSNTFGIKGVDKYCRFIDTTKEAFRFQKQLVETYYIQSYANQSHQRDKPLSIVIIGAGATGVELSAELHEVTKLLATYGLEGSIDVNITIIEAATKLLPALPPRLSQATQEQLIKLGIQLKLGRKVTEVTETEVHTYDGEVFDADLKVWAAGIKAPDWMKDLDGLESNHINQLVVDQTLQTSDPDIFAIGDCAACEWVGHGGNVPPRAQSAHQMASTVAKTIINRLKGKPAAKFVYRDYGSLVSLGKFSTVGSLMGSLMGTVSVGGLIAYGVYLSLYKMHQVAIHGYFRTAMLTLSNLFRRSTHAKMKMH, from the coding sequence ATGGCGGGTGAATTACATAAAATCTTGATTGTTGGCGGCGGCGCGGCGGGATTGGAGTTGGCCAGCGAATTGGGGCAAAAACTTGGCAAAGCCGGCAAGGCGCAAATTACATTGCTGGATGCCGCGTCCACCCATATCTGGAAACCTTTGCTGCACGAAGTGGCGTCCGGCACCTTAGCAGAAGCCGAGGAAATCGAATACTTGGCCCAAGCGCACAGCAATCACTTCCGCTTCTTGTTCGGCAGAATGGAAGGTTTGGATCGGGCCAATAAAGAAATTATCGTCAGCGCGATTACCAACAAGAAAGGCGAAGAGATCATTCCGCAACGCCGCTTCAAGTACGACACGCTGGTGATGGCGGTCGGCAGTGTCAGCAACACCTTCGGCATCAAGGGCGTGGATAAATATTGCCGGTTTATCGATACCACTAAGGAAGCCTTCCGCTTTCAAAAACAACTGGTGGAAACCTATTACATTCAGTCTTACGCCAACCAGAGCCATCAACGTGACAAGCCGCTGTCGATTGTGATCATCGGCGCCGGCGCCACGGGCGTGGAATTGTCAGCCGAGTTACACGAAGTGACCAAATTGCTGGCCACCTACGGGCTGGAAGGTTCGATAGACGTCAACATTACCATCATTGAAGCCGCGACTAAATTGTTGCCAGCCCTGCCGCCACGGCTGTCGCAAGCCACCCAGGAGCAATTGATCAAGCTGGGCATCCAGTTAAAGCTGGGTCGCAAGGTCACGGAAGTGACCGAAACCGAAGTACACACTTACGATGGCGAAGTATTCGATGCGGACTTAAAAGTCTGGGCCGCCGGCATCAAAGCCCCGGATTGGATGAAAGACCTGGATGGTTTGGAGTCCAATCACATCAACCAATTAGTGGTCGATCAAACTTTGCAAACCAGCGACCCCGACATTTTTGCTATCGGCGATTGCGCCGCTTGCGAATGGGTCGGCCACGGCGGCAACGTACCACCGCGCGCTCAGTCCGCCCACCAAATGGCCTCTACCGTGGCCAAAACCATCATCAACCGCTTGAAAGGCAAACCGGCGGCGAAATTTGTTTATCGCGATTACGGCTCGCTGGTGTCGCTGGGTAAATTCAGCACGGTCGGCAGCTTGATGGGTAGCTTGATGGGCACGGTCAGCGTCGGCGGCTTGATTGCCTATGGCGTGTATTTGTCCTTGTACAAAATGCACCAAGTGGCTATCCACGGTTACTTCCGCACCGCGATGCTGACCTTATCCAATCTGTTCCGGCGCAGTACCCACGCCAAAATGAAAATGCACTAA
- a CDS encoding YcxB family protein, with protein MLEIEYEFREEDLVHFNEERLKKDPEMQKKIRQNRIFAPGVMMAIGLFYYVYYVDMTTTAYITILALAWSFASPYIMKMDLRRQFFNKYTEAEKKALFGIHWLSIEPEFLQERAPGGKSKTPWKDMLRVEKHKDYVYIYVDIDAAIVIPRATVKKGDLKAFAKQAEGMIERAG; from the coding sequence ATGTTAGAAATCGAATACGAATTCCGCGAAGAAGACCTGGTCCACTTTAATGAGGAAAGGCTGAAAAAAGACCCGGAAATGCAGAAAAAAATCCGCCAAAACCGCATCTTCGCGCCCGGCGTGATGATGGCCATCGGCTTGTTTTATTACGTGTACTACGTGGATATGACCACCACCGCCTACATTACCATCCTGGCGCTGGCCTGGTCGTTCGCTTCGCCGTATATCATGAAGATGGATTTACGCCGCCAGTTTTTCAACAAATACACCGAAGCGGAGAAAAAGGCTTTATTCGGTATTCATTGGCTGAGCATCGAGCCGGAATTCCTGCAAGAACGCGCTCCCGGCGGTAAGAGCAAAACTCCGTGGAAAGACATGTTGCGGGTGGAAAAACATAAAGATTACGTTTACATCTATGTGGATATTGATGCAGCGATTGTGATTCCGCGCGCTACGGTCAAGAAAGGCGATTTGAAGGCGTTTGCCAAGCAGGCTGAGGGGATGATTGAGAGGGCAGGATGA
- a CDS encoding class I SAM-dependent methyltransferase: MGTDKDWEQWGAADPYFGVLSSDEFRKDRLDARAKDEFFASGRRHIERVFQLISENFGHAFFPNTALDFGCGVGRLVLTLAERTERTVGIDISPSMIAEALDNTKYAGITNVSFVLSDDALTNVVGEFSFVHSCIVLQHIPWARGRLILQQLADRVEPGGYLAVHFLTSSSAPKLIRAAVRLRYVFPPLNWLRNLTKRRPLFEPAMQLHIYNTGKIILDLKERNFETPVCCNEPDMDGFTSILLLARRLPKP, from the coding sequence ATGGGCACTGATAAAGATTGGGAACAATGGGGGGCGGCTGACCCATACTTTGGCGTCCTTAGCAGCGACGAATTTCGTAAGGACAGGCTCGACGCCAGAGCAAAGGACGAGTTTTTTGCTTCAGGGAGGAGGCATATTGAACGTGTCTTCCAACTAATCAGCGAAAACTTCGGTCACGCATTTTTTCCAAATACAGCACTTGATTTTGGCTGTGGAGTGGGTCGGCTCGTCTTAACATTGGCTGAGCGCACTGAACGGACTGTCGGCATTGATATTTCGCCTTCCATGATTGCCGAGGCTCTCGATAATACTAAGTATGCCGGCATCACCAATGTCAGTTTCGTATTGTCTGATGACGCGCTTACGAATGTTGTCGGTGAATTCAGTTTTGTCCATTCTTGCATAGTGTTACAACATATCCCATGGGCACGTGGTCGACTAATATTACAACAACTCGCAGATAGAGTAGAGCCAGGCGGCTATTTAGCTGTTCACTTTTTAACATCGTCTAGTGCCCCTAAGCTTATTAGAGCAGCAGTTCGTCTTCGATATGTGTTCCCCCCGCTAAATTGGTTGAGGAACTTAACAAAACGCCGTCCACTATTCGAGCCAGCCATGCAATTGCACATTTATAATACTGGCAAAATTATTCTCGATCTGAAGGAACGAAACTTTGAAACGCCGGTATGTTGTAACGAACCAGACATGGACGGATTTACGAGCATTCTATTACTTGCTCGACGCTTGCCAAAGCCTTAG
- a CDS encoding IS110 family transposase: MMMTNRSLNTPAESIPRLFAGVDVGADELVLVIRKNGKPFDPQKFANTRADRARLVNKLIKLPGIKVCLEATGIYHFDLAIAVHDAGIPVMVVNPKASHNFAKVLMKNSKTDAVDANTLAEYVERMDFVAWTRPSNQALALRGYARRIDALTGQKAAAKNHLHALSATEETPKALLRDAKLAISQLEKRIDTLAGEALALIDQHPELQRIFDLLTGIKGIAQTSAIALMGELLLLPPNLSHREWVKFAGLDPKAFESGKSVHKKMRLSKAGNRHIRSALYMPALSAKQHDPHVRAYFQHLIDNGKKPLQAVCSVMRKLLHAIHGMLKHDQPFDNTRFYAIPESIIAE, from the coding sequence ATGATGATGACGAACCGCTCGCTCAACACCCCCGCTGAATCTATCCCTCGCCTGTTTGCCGGCGTGGATGTCGGCGCCGACGAATTGGTTTTAGTGATCCGCAAGAACGGCAAGCCGTTCGACCCGCAAAAATTTGCCAATACCCGCGCTGACCGTGCGCGTTTGGTCAATAAACTGATCAAATTACCCGGCATCAAGGTATGCCTGGAAGCGACCGGTATTTACCACTTCGATCTGGCGATTGCGGTGCATGACGCCGGCATTCCGGTGATGGTGGTCAATCCCAAGGCCTCTCATAACTTCGCCAAGGTCTTGATGAAAAACAGTAAAACCGACGCCGTCGATGCCAACACCTTGGCCGAATATGTCGAGCGCATGGATTTCGTCGCCTGGACTCGTCCTTCGAATCAAGCGCTGGCTTTGCGCGGCTATGCTCGCCGTATCGACGCGCTAACCGGTCAGAAGGCCGCCGCGAAAAATCATCTACATGCGCTGAGTGCGACCGAGGAAACGCCGAAGGCCCTACTACGCGATGCCAAATTGGCGATTAGTCAGCTGGAAAAACGCATCGATACGTTGGCTGGCGAGGCGCTGGCGTTGATCGACCAGCATCCGGAACTGCAACGAATATTCGACCTGTTGACCGGCATCAAAGGCATTGCCCAAACCAGCGCCATTGCCTTGATGGGCGAACTACTGCTATTGCCGCCCAACCTGTCGCATCGCGAATGGGTCAAGTTTGCCGGACTCGATCCCAAGGCCTTTGAGTCGGGCAAAAGCGTACACAAGAAAATGCGGTTATCCAAGGCCGGTAACCGGCATATTCGTTCGGCGTTGTATATGCCGGCCTTGAGTGCCAAACAGCACGATCCGCATGTGCGAGCGTATTTCCAGCATTTGATCGACAATGGCAAGAAACCGTTACAAGCCGTCTGCTCCGTGATGCGTAAATTACTGCATGCGATCCATGGCATGTTGAAGCACGATCAGCCGTTCGATAACACGCGGTTTTATGCCATCCCTGAATCCATCATCGCCGAGTAA